The following proteins come from a genomic window of Acinonyx jubatus isolate Ajub_Pintada_27869175 chromosome C1, VMU_Ajub_asm_v1.0, whole genome shotgun sequence:
- the SNED1 gene encoding sushi, nidogen and EGF-like domain-containing protein 1 isoform X8 gives MLRGAAWALLLAAALGLGVRGVRGAVALADFYPFGTERGDAVTPKQDDGGSGLQPLSVPFPFFGAEHSGLYVNNNGVVSFLKEVSQFTPAAFPIAKDRCVVAAFWADVDNRRAGDVYYREATDPATLRRATEDVRRYFPELQDFSATWVFIATWHRVTFFGGSSSSPVNTFQTVLITDGKFSFTIFNYESITWTTGTHASSGGDTTGLGGIAAQAGFNAGDGRRYFSIPGSRTADMVEVETTTNVGVPGRWAFRIDDAQVRVGGCGHTTSVCLALRPCLNGGKCIDDCITGNPSYSCSCLSGFTGRRCHLDVNECASHPCQNGGTCTHGINSFSCRCPAGFGGPTCETALSPCDTRECENGGRCQAESGSAVCLCQAGYTGTACETDVDECASGPCLNGGSCVDLVGNFTCLCSEPFAGPRCETGSHPVPDPCLSAPCQNGGTCVDAEEGYVCECPQGFTGLDCRERTPEHCGCRNGGRCLEANTTLCQCPPGFFGLLCEFEVTATPCNMNTQCPDGGYCMEYGGSYLCVCHTDHNVSHSLPSPCDSDPCFNGGSCDAHEDSYTCECPRGFHGRHCEKARPRLCSSGPCRNGGTCKEAGSEYHCSCPYRFTGRHCEIGKPDSCASGPCHNGGTCFHYIGKYKCDCPPGFSGRHCEIAPSPCFRSPCSNGGTCEDLGTDFSCRCRAGYMGRRCQAEVDCGPPAEVKHATLRFNGTRLGSVALYKCDHGYSLSSPNHVRVCQPQGVWSEPPQCHETDECQMQPCRNGGSCRDLPGAFVCQCPAGFTGVHCETGRGCAWVGPLSGWALTHDRDAPDTPGKPVFNKPRPWTAERAEGRGWGPWPSWTGPLVGGTPGLRGFAQPPHLASLLGSPSLLPAVLSSLPQTPPCGSGRLSGYSPEVDACDSSPCQHGGRCENGGGAYLCVCPEGFFGYHCETVSDPCFSSPCGGRGYCLASNGSHSCTCKVGYTGKDCAKELFPPTALKVERVEESGVSISWRPPEGQAARQMLDGYAVTYASSDGAYRRTDFVDRSRSSHQLRALAAGRAYNISVFSVKRNANNKNDISRPVLLLTRTRPRPVEGLEVTNVTASTISVRWALHRIRHATVSGVRVSIRHPEAQEDQSTDMDKSVDKFTFGALLPGRRYTIHVTALSGLGGQEPPTESLASAPMHVWTRPLPPANLTAARVTATSAHVVWDTPTPSTLLEAYVINVTTSQSTKSRYVPNGRLTSYTVRDLLPGRRYQLSVTAVQSTEGDQLHSEPAHLYIITCSRSLWTAEGE, from the exons GTGAACAATAACGGAGTCGTCTCCTTCCTGAAGGAGGTCTCTCAGTTCACCCCCGCGGCCTTCCCCATCGCCAAGGACCGCTGCGTGGTGGCAGCCTTCTGGGCAGACGTGGACAATCGGCGTGCAGGTGATGTGTACTACAGGGAGGCCACTGACCCTGCCACGCTGCGCAGAGCCACAGAGGACGTCAGGCGCTACTTCCCCGAGCTCCAGGACTTCTCCGCCACCTGGGTCTTCATAGCCACCTGGCACCGTGTGACCTTCTTTGGAGGCAGCTCCTCTTCCCCC GTCAACACGTTCCAGACTGTGCTCATCACTGACGGCAAGTTCTCCTTCACCATCTTCAACTACGAGTCCATCACGTGGACCACAGGCACACACGCCAGCAGCGGGGGTGACACCACTGGCCTGGGAGGGATCGCGGCCCAG gctggctTCAATGCGGGTGACGGGCGGCGCTACTTCAGCATCCCCGGCTCGCGCACCGCGGACATGGTCGAGGTGGAGACCACCACCAACGTGGGTGTGCCCGGGCGCTGGGCGTTCAGAATCGATGATGCCCAGGTGCGCGTGGGGGGCTGCGGCCATACAA CCTCCGTGTGCCTGGCCCTGCGTCCCTGCCTCAACGGCGGCAAGTGCATTGACGACTGCATCACGGGCAACCCCTCCTACAGCTGCTCCTGCCTCTCAGGCTTCACCGGGAGGCGGTGTCACCTGG ATGTTAACGAATGTGCTTCCCATCCATGTCAGAACGGCGGGACCTGCACACACGGCATCAACAGCTTCAGCTGCCGATGCCCAGCCGGCTTCGGGGGGCCCACCTGTGAGACAG CACTGTCTCCATGTGACACCAGAGAGTGTGAGAACGGCGGCCGGTGCCAGGCGGAGAGCGGCTCGGCGGTGTGCCTGTGCCAGGCCGGCTACACGGGCACGGCCTGCGAGACGG ATGTGGACGAATGTGCCTCGGGCCCGTGCCTGAACGGAGGCTCGTGTGTGGACCTCGTGGGGAATTTCACCTGCCTGTGCTCAGAGCCGTTCGCGGGACCTCGCTGCGAGACAG GAAGCCACCCAGTGCCCGACCCCTGCCTCTCAGCCCCTTGCCAGAACGGGGGCACCTGTGTGGATGCAGAGGAGGGCTACGTGTGCGAATGCCCCCAGGGCTTCACTGGCCTCGACTGCAGGGAGA GAACCCCTGAGCACTGTGGGTGCCGCAATGGTGGCAGATGCCTAGAGGCCAACACCACCCTCTGCCAGTGTCCCCCAGGGTTCTTTGGGCTCCTCTGTGAATTTG AAGTCACAGCCACGCCCTGCAACATGAACACGCAGTGCCCGGACGGGGGCTACTGCATGGAGTACGGGGGGAGCTACCTCTGCGTCTGCCACACTGACCACAACGTCAGCCACT CACTGCCATCACCCTGTGACTCGGACCCCTGCTTCAACGGAGGCTCCTGTGACGCCCATGAGGACTCCTACACTTGCGAGTGCCCCCGAGGGTTCCATGGCAGGCACTGCGagaaag CCCGGCCACGCCTGTGCAGCTCAGGGCCCTGCCGGAACGGGGGCACGTGCAAGGAGGCAGGCAGCGAATACCACTGCAGCTGCCCCTACCGCTTCACCGGGAGGCACTGCGAGATCG GGAAGCCAGACTCATGTGCCTCGGGCCCCTGTCACAATGGCGGCACCTGCTTTCACTACATCGGCAAATACAAGTGCGACTGTCCCCCAGGCTTCTCCGGGCGGCACTGTGAGATAG CCCCGTCCCCCTGCTTCCGGAGCCCCTGCTCGAACGGGGGTACCTGTGAGGACCTAGGCACAGACTTCTCCTGCCGCTGCCGAGCAGGGTACATGGGACGCCGGTGCCAGGCGG AGGTGGACTGCGGCCCCCCAGCGGAGGTGAAGCATGCCACGCTGCGTTTTAACGGCACTCGGCTGGGCTCGGTGGCCCTGTACAAGTGTGACCACGGCTACAGCCTGAGCTCCCCCAACCACGTCCGAGTCTGCCAGCCACAGGGCGTCTGGAGCGAACCTCCACAGTGCCACG AGACAGATGAGTGCCAAATGCAGCCTTGCAGAAATGGAGGCTCCTGCCGGGACCTCCCGGGGGCCTTTGTCTGCCAGTGCCCCGCAGGCTTCACTGGAGTCCACTGCGAGACAGGTAGGGGCTGCGCTTGGGTGGGTCCCCTGAGCGGCTGGGCCCTCACCCACGATCGCGATGCCCCGGACACCCCGGGCAAACCTGTTTTCAACAAGCCTAGACCCTGGACCGctgagagggcagagggaaggggctggggcccATGGCCCAGCTGGACAGGCCCCCTGGTGGGAGGGACCCCAGGGCTGAGGGGGTTTGCCCAGCCCCCCCACCTGGCATCTCTCCTCggttccccttcccttcttcccgctgtcctctcctccctcccccagacaCCCCCTTGCGGCTCTGGCCGACTCTCTGGGTATTCTCCAGAGGTGGATGCCTGCGACTCCAGCCCCTGCCAGCACGGAGGCCGGTGTGAGAACGGTGGCGGGGCCTACCTGTGCGTCTGCCCAGAGGGCTTCTTCGGCTACCACTGCGAGACAG tgAGCGACCCCTGCTTCTCCAGCCCCTGTGGGGGCCGCGGCTACTGCCTGGCCAGCAACGGGTCCCACAGCTGCACCTGCAAAGTGGGCTACACGGGCAAGGATTGCGCCAAAG AGCTCTTCCCGCCGACGGCCCTCAAGGTGGAGCGAGTGGAGGAGAGTGGGGTGTCCATCTCCTGGCGTCCGCCTGAAGGTCAGGCCGCCAGGCAGATGCTGGATGGCTACGCGGTCACCTACGCCTCCTCGGACGGTGCCTACCGCCGCACAGATTTCGTGGACCGGAGCCGCTCCTCGCACCAGCTCCGGGCCCTGGCAGCCGGCAGAGCCTACAACATCTCCGTGTTCTCCGTCAAGCGCAACGCCAACAACAAGAATGACATCAGCAGGCCGGTGCTGCTCCTCACCCGCACAC GACCCCGCCCCGTTGAGGGCCTTGAGGTCACCAACGTGACAGCCAGCACCATCTCAGTGCGGTGGGCTCTGCACAGGATCCGTCACGCAACGGTCAGCGGTGTTCGTGTGTCCATCCGGCATCCCGAGGCCCAGGAGGACCAGTCCACCGATATGGACAAGAGCGTGGACAAGTTCACGTTCGG GGCCCTGCTGCCAGGAAGGAGATACACCATCCACGTGACTGCCCTCAGTGGGCTCGGGGGACAGGAGCCTCCCACTGAGAGTCTGGCCTCGGCCCCGATGCACGTGTGGACAC GGCCCCTGCCACCAGCAAACCTGACTGCCGCCAGAGTCACGGCCACCTCTGCCCACGTGGTCTGGGACACCCCCACTCCGAGTACCTTGCTGGAGGCATACGTCATCAACGTGACCACCAGCCAGAGCACCAAAAGCCGCTACGTTCCCAACGGAAGGCTGACGTCCTACACGGTGAGGGACCTGCTGCCAGGGCGGCGGTACCAGCTCTCGGTGACAGCCGTGCAGAGCACAGAGGGTGACCAACTGCACAGCGAGCCTGCTCACCTCTACATCATCACCT
- the SNED1 gene encoding sushi, nidogen and EGF-like domain-containing protein 1 isoform X9 — protein sequence MLRGAAWALLLAAALGLGVRGVRGAVALADFYPFGTERGDAVTPKQDDGGSGLQPLSVPFPFFGAEHSGLYVNNNGVVSFLKEVSQFTPAAFPIAKDRCVVAAFWADVDNRRAGDVYYREATDPATLRRATEDVRRYFPELQDFSATWVFIATWHRVTFFGGSSSSPVNTFQTVLITDGKFSFTIFNYESITWTTGTHASSGGDTTGLGGIAAQAGFNAGDGRRYFSIPGSRTADMVEVETTTNVGVPGRWAFRIDDAQVRVGGCGHTTSVCLALRPCLNGGKCIDDCITGNPSYSCSCLSGFTGRRCHLDVNECASHPCQNGGTCTHGINSFSCRCPAGFGGPTCETALSPCDTRECENGGRCQAESGSAVCLCQAGYTGTACETDVDECASGPCLNGGSCVDLVGNFTCLCSEPFAGPRCETGSHPVPDPCLSAPCQNGGTCVDAEEGYVCECPQGFTGLDCRERTPEHCGCRNGGRCLEANTTLCQCPPGFFGLLCEFEVTATPCNMNTQCPDGGYCMEYGGSYLCVCHTDHNVSHSLPSPCDSDPCFNGGSCDAHEDSYTCECPRGFHGRHCEKARPRLCSSGPCRNGGTCKEAGSEYHCSCPYRFTGRHCEIGKPDSCASGPCHNGGTCFHYIGKYKCDCPPGFSGRHCEIAPSPCFRSPCSNGGTCEDLGTDFSCRCRAGYMGRRCQAEVDCGPPAEVKHATLRFNGTRLGSVALYKCDHGYSLSSPNHVRVCQPQGVWSEPPQCHETDECQMQPCRNGGSCRDLPGAFVCQCPAGFTGVHCETGRGCAWVGPLSGWALTHDRDAPDTPGKPVFNKPRPWTAERAEGRGWGPWPSWTGPLVGGTPGLRGFAQPPHLASLLGSPSLLPAVLSSLPQTPPCGSGRLSGYSPEVDACDSSPCQHGGRCENGGGAYLCVCPEGFFGYHCETVSDPCFSSPCGGRGYCLASNGSHSCTCKVGYTGKDCAKELFPPTALKVERVEESGVSISWRPPEGQAARQMLDGYAVTYASSDGAYRRTDFVDRSRSSHQLRALAAGRAYNISVFSVKRNANNKNDISRPVLLLTRTRSVTQRSAVFVCPSGIPRPRRTSPPIWTRAWTSSRSGPCCQEGDTPST from the exons GTGAACAATAACGGAGTCGTCTCCTTCCTGAAGGAGGTCTCTCAGTTCACCCCCGCGGCCTTCCCCATCGCCAAGGACCGCTGCGTGGTGGCAGCCTTCTGGGCAGACGTGGACAATCGGCGTGCAGGTGATGTGTACTACAGGGAGGCCACTGACCCTGCCACGCTGCGCAGAGCCACAGAGGACGTCAGGCGCTACTTCCCCGAGCTCCAGGACTTCTCCGCCACCTGGGTCTTCATAGCCACCTGGCACCGTGTGACCTTCTTTGGAGGCAGCTCCTCTTCCCCC GTCAACACGTTCCAGACTGTGCTCATCACTGACGGCAAGTTCTCCTTCACCATCTTCAACTACGAGTCCATCACGTGGACCACAGGCACACACGCCAGCAGCGGGGGTGACACCACTGGCCTGGGAGGGATCGCGGCCCAG gctggctTCAATGCGGGTGACGGGCGGCGCTACTTCAGCATCCCCGGCTCGCGCACCGCGGACATGGTCGAGGTGGAGACCACCACCAACGTGGGTGTGCCCGGGCGCTGGGCGTTCAGAATCGATGATGCCCAGGTGCGCGTGGGGGGCTGCGGCCATACAA CCTCCGTGTGCCTGGCCCTGCGTCCCTGCCTCAACGGCGGCAAGTGCATTGACGACTGCATCACGGGCAACCCCTCCTACAGCTGCTCCTGCCTCTCAGGCTTCACCGGGAGGCGGTGTCACCTGG ATGTTAACGAATGTGCTTCCCATCCATGTCAGAACGGCGGGACCTGCACACACGGCATCAACAGCTTCAGCTGCCGATGCCCAGCCGGCTTCGGGGGGCCCACCTGTGAGACAG CACTGTCTCCATGTGACACCAGAGAGTGTGAGAACGGCGGCCGGTGCCAGGCGGAGAGCGGCTCGGCGGTGTGCCTGTGCCAGGCCGGCTACACGGGCACGGCCTGCGAGACGG ATGTGGACGAATGTGCCTCGGGCCCGTGCCTGAACGGAGGCTCGTGTGTGGACCTCGTGGGGAATTTCACCTGCCTGTGCTCAGAGCCGTTCGCGGGACCTCGCTGCGAGACAG GAAGCCACCCAGTGCCCGACCCCTGCCTCTCAGCCCCTTGCCAGAACGGGGGCACCTGTGTGGATGCAGAGGAGGGCTACGTGTGCGAATGCCCCCAGGGCTTCACTGGCCTCGACTGCAGGGAGA GAACCCCTGAGCACTGTGGGTGCCGCAATGGTGGCAGATGCCTAGAGGCCAACACCACCCTCTGCCAGTGTCCCCCAGGGTTCTTTGGGCTCCTCTGTGAATTTG AAGTCACAGCCACGCCCTGCAACATGAACACGCAGTGCCCGGACGGGGGCTACTGCATGGAGTACGGGGGGAGCTACCTCTGCGTCTGCCACACTGACCACAACGTCAGCCACT CACTGCCATCACCCTGTGACTCGGACCCCTGCTTCAACGGAGGCTCCTGTGACGCCCATGAGGACTCCTACACTTGCGAGTGCCCCCGAGGGTTCCATGGCAGGCACTGCGagaaag CCCGGCCACGCCTGTGCAGCTCAGGGCCCTGCCGGAACGGGGGCACGTGCAAGGAGGCAGGCAGCGAATACCACTGCAGCTGCCCCTACCGCTTCACCGGGAGGCACTGCGAGATCG GGAAGCCAGACTCATGTGCCTCGGGCCCCTGTCACAATGGCGGCACCTGCTTTCACTACATCGGCAAATACAAGTGCGACTGTCCCCCAGGCTTCTCCGGGCGGCACTGTGAGATAG CCCCGTCCCCCTGCTTCCGGAGCCCCTGCTCGAACGGGGGTACCTGTGAGGACCTAGGCACAGACTTCTCCTGCCGCTGCCGAGCAGGGTACATGGGACGCCGGTGCCAGGCGG AGGTGGACTGCGGCCCCCCAGCGGAGGTGAAGCATGCCACGCTGCGTTTTAACGGCACTCGGCTGGGCTCGGTGGCCCTGTACAAGTGTGACCACGGCTACAGCCTGAGCTCCCCCAACCACGTCCGAGTCTGCCAGCCACAGGGCGTCTGGAGCGAACCTCCACAGTGCCACG AGACAGATGAGTGCCAAATGCAGCCTTGCAGAAATGGAGGCTCCTGCCGGGACCTCCCGGGGGCCTTTGTCTGCCAGTGCCCCGCAGGCTTCACTGGAGTCCACTGCGAGACAGGTAGGGGCTGCGCTTGGGTGGGTCCCCTGAGCGGCTGGGCCCTCACCCACGATCGCGATGCCCCGGACACCCCGGGCAAACCTGTTTTCAACAAGCCTAGACCCTGGACCGctgagagggcagagggaaggggctggggcccATGGCCCAGCTGGACAGGCCCCCTGGTGGGAGGGACCCCAGGGCTGAGGGGGTTTGCCCAGCCCCCCCACCTGGCATCTCTCCTCggttccccttcccttcttcccgctgtcctctcctccctcccccagacaCCCCCTTGCGGCTCTGGCCGACTCTCTGGGTATTCTCCAGAGGTGGATGCCTGCGACTCCAGCCCCTGCCAGCACGGAGGCCGGTGTGAGAACGGTGGCGGGGCCTACCTGTGCGTCTGCCCAGAGGGCTTCTTCGGCTACCACTGCGAGACAG tgAGCGACCCCTGCTTCTCCAGCCCCTGTGGGGGCCGCGGCTACTGCCTGGCCAGCAACGGGTCCCACAGCTGCACCTGCAAAGTGGGCTACACGGGCAAGGATTGCGCCAAAG AGCTCTTCCCGCCGACGGCCCTCAAGGTGGAGCGAGTGGAGGAGAGTGGGGTGTCCATCTCCTGGCGTCCGCCTGAAGGTCAGGCCGCCAGGCAGATGCTGGATGGCTACGCGGTCACCTACGCCTCCTCGGACGGTGCCTACCGCCGCACAGATTTCGTGGACCGGAGCCGCTCCTCGCACCAGCTCCGGGCCCTGGCAGCCGGCAGAGCCTACAACATCTCCGTGTTCTCCGTCAAGCGCAACGCCAACAACAAGAATGACATCAGCAGGCCGGTGCTGCTCCTCACCCGCACAC GATCCGTCACGCAACGGTCAGCGGTGTTCGTGTGTCCATCCGGCATCCCGAGGCCCAGGAGGACCAGTCCACCGATATGGACAAGAGCGTGGACAAGTTCACGTTCGG GGCCCTGCTGCCAGGAAGGAGATACACCATCCACGTGA